From the genome of Lotus japonicus ecotype B-129 chromosome 6, LjGifu_v1.2, one region includes:
- the LOC130726068 gene encoding GDSL esterase/lipase At5g45920, which translates to MRPKIYLFGDSITEDSFAVGAWGASLANHFARSVDVVLRGYSGYNTRWALKVLDRVFPASEGGDGGTAPVAVTVFFGANDASLPDRYSAFQHVPIHEFKHNLRSIVSFFKKQWPTTHVLLITPPPIDDDARVRYPFVENPQGLPERTNEAAGEYARACVAVAGECEIPVVDLWTKMQQSPDWKDYLSDGLHLTQGGSQVVCEEVIRKLRDKGLSRESLPAELPLLSDIDPSDPMKAFQ; encoded by the exons ATGAGGCCAAAGATTTATCTCTTTGGTGATTCAATCACTGAGGATTCCTTCGCTGTTGGAGCATGGGGTGCTTCTCTTGCCAACCATTTCGCTCGCTCG GTAGATGTGGTGCTCAGAGGGTATAGCGGGTACAACACCCGGTGGGCACTGAAGGTGTTGGACAGGGTTTTCCCTGCGTCAGAGGGTGGTGACGGTGGAACTGCGCCGGTTGCAGTGACCGTTTTCTTTGGGGCTAACGACGCTAGTCTTCCTGATAGATACTCTGCATTTCAGCACGTGCCTATTCATGAATTCAAGCACAACCTTCGCTCCATTGTTTCCTTCTTCAAG AAGCAGTGGCCCACAACTCATGTTCTCCTGATAACTCCTCCTCCAATTGATGATGATGCAAGAGTTAG ATATCCATTTGTAGAAAATCCACAGGGTCTTCCTGAAAGGACAAATGAAGCTGCTGGTGAGTATGCTAGAGCATGTGTTGCTGTGGCTGGAGAATGTGAAATTCCTGTGGTTGAtctttggaccaaaatgcaacAGTCCCCTGATTGGAAAGACTATTTAAG TGATGGTTTGCATCTGACTCAAGGTGGCAGTCAAGTTGTTTGTGAGGAAGTAATCAGAAAGCTGAGAGATAAAGGGTTGAGTAGAGAATCTCTGCCAGCTGAGCTTCCACTTCTCTCTGATATTGATCCTAGTGACCCAATGAAGGCATTTCAGTAG
- the LOC130722256 gene encoding 3'-N-debenzoyl-2'-deoxytaxol N-benzoyltransferase, translated as METIIKTTERVLIFPSSPPFLNDHSLPLSHLDTDRNLHLTFRYLRAYVTTADTTSDPFHVISSSISQALFHYYQLAGTLRHRQDHRLELWCAAGQGVPLIRATADFTLDSVNYLDDPKPDFIEQLVPDPGHEEGLEHPFMVQVTVFKCGGYTLGVATHHAVCDGMGGGLFFNTAAELARGATRITVEPVWERERLLGPRDPARVDSPLIGEFLGLDKGILPYNEDIGPVVRECFDVRDECLDKFKKDLFQQSGLKFTTFEALGAYIWRSKVRASGVQGHEKVKFAYSINIRRLVKPSLPAGYWGNGCVPMYAQLSAKDLIEQPIWETAELIKKSKSNVTDEYVHSFIDYQELHFADGITAGKRISGFTDWRHLGHSTVDFGWGGPVTVLPLGRNLLGSVEPCYFLPYSTASAGKKEGFKVLITLAEAAVPAVTEDMQMFASIQEQVV; from the exons ATGGAAACCATCATCAAAACCACAGAGCGTGTTCTCATctttccttcttcccctccctTCCTCAACGACCACTCCCTCCCTCTCTCCCACCTCGACACCGACCGCAACCTCCACCTCACCTTCCGCTACCTCCGCGCTTACGTCACCACCGCCGACACTACCTCCGACCCCTTCCACGTCATCTCCTCCTCCATCTCCCAAGCTCTTTTCCACTACTACCAACTCGCCGGCACGCTCCGCCACCGCCAGGACCACCGCCTCGAGCTTTGGTGCGCCGCCGGCCAAGGCGTCCCACTCATCCGTGCCACCGCGGACTTCACTCTGGATTCAGTTAACTACCTCGATGACCCGAAGCCCGATTTCATTGAGCAGCTGGTGCCTGACCCGGGACACGAAGAGGGGTTAGAGCACCCGTTCATGGTTCAGGTGACGGTGTTCAAGTGCGGCGGGTACACTCTCGGCGTGGCGACTCACCACGCGGTCTGCGACGGGATGGGTGGGGGGCTGTTTTTTAACACGGCGGCTGAGCTGGCTCGTGGGGCGACCCGGATAACGGTGGAGCCGGTGTGGGAGAGGGAGAGATTGTTGGGTCCTCGTGACCCGGCCCGAGTGGATTCACCGTTGATAGGGGAGTTTCTGGGTTTGGATAAGGGTATTTTGCCTTATAATGAGGACATTGGTCCTGTTGTGAGAGAGTGCTTTGATGTGAGGGATGAGTGTTTGGATAAGTTTAAGAAGGACTTGTTTCAACAATCTGGATTGAAATTCACTACTTTTGAGGCTCTTGGTGCTTACATTTGGAGATCCAA GGTTAGGGCCTCAGGAGTCCAGGGTCATGAGAAGGTTAAGTTTGCATACTCAATCAATATTAGGAGACTAGTAAAGCCATCACTACCTGCTGGATATTGGGGTAATGGTTGTGTTCCAATGTATGCGCAGCTGAGTGCCAAAGATTTGATAGAACAACCCATTTGGGAAACAGCAGAGCTAATCAAAAAGAGTAAAAGCAATGTTACTGATGAGTATGTTCACTCCTTCATAGATTACCAGGAGTTGCATTTTGCGGATGGGATCACCGCAGGTAAAAGGATTAGTGGCTTCACTGATTGGAGACACTTAGGCCATTCAACTGTGGACTTTGGTTGGGGAGGGCCAGTTACTGTTTTGCCACTTGGAAGGAACTTACTTGGGAGTGTTGAGCCTTGCTACTTTTTGCCTTATTCAACAGCCAGTGCAGGGAAGAAGGAGGGGTTCAAGGTTTTAATCACTTTGGCAGAGGCTGCGGTTCCTGCTGTGACAGAAGACATGCAAATGTTTGCCAGTATCCAAGAACAAGTTGTTTGA
- the LOC130722552 gene encoding magnesium-chelatase subunit ChlI, chloroplastic: MASTLGTSSFAVLPSRCLSSPSSKPSIHTLSLTSGQSCGRKFYGGIGIHGLKGRSQFSVASVATEVNSVEQVLNKVSKESQRPVYPFAAIVGQDEMKLCLLLNVIDPKIGGVMIMGDRGTGKSTTVRSLVDLLPEIKVVAADPYNSDPEDPEFMGVEVRERIIKGEQLDVVLTKINMVDLPLGATEDRVCGTIDIEKALTEGVKAFEPGLLAKANRGILYVDEVNLLDDHLVDVLLDSAASGWNTVEREGISISHPARFILIGSGNPEEGELRPQLLDRFGMHAQVGTVRDAELRVKIVEERGRFDKNPKEFRETYKAEQQKLTDQITAARSVLSAVQIDQDLKVKISKVCAELNVDGLRGDIVTNRAAKALAALKGRDKVSAEDIATVIPNCLRHRLRKDPLESIDSGLLVTEKFYEVFS; this comes from the exons ATGGCGTCCACGCTGGGCACGTCTTCATTTGCTGTTCTTCCTTCACGCTGCCTCTCTTCCCCATCTTCCAAGCCTTCCATTCACACTCTCTCACTAACCTCAG GGCAGAGCTGTGGAAGGAAGTTTTATGGAGGTATTGGAATCCATGGCTTAAAGGGAAGGTCTCAGTTTTCAGTTGCTAGTGTTGCCACTGAAGTCAACTCTGTAGAACAG GTTCTGAATAAGGTTTCTAAAGAAAGCCAGAGGCCAGTGTACCCGTTTGCTGCTATAGTTGGACAGGATGAGATGAAACTTTGCCTTCTCCTTAATGTGATTGATCCCAAGATTGGAGGTGTAATGATCATGGGGGACAGGGGAACAGGGAAGTCCACGACTGTTAGGTCTCTGGTTGATTTACTTCCTGAAATCAAGGTTGTTGCTGCTGACCCATATAACTCAGACCCAGAGGATCCAGAATTCATGGGTGTTGAAGTGAGAGAGCGTATAATAAAAGGGGAGCAACTTGATGTTGTCTTGACCAAAATTAACATGGTTGATTTGCCATTGGGAGCTACAGAAGATAGAGTGTGTGGGACAATTGACATTGAAAAAGCTCTCACTGAGGGTGTCAAGGCATTTGAGCCTGGTTTACTAGCTAAAGCCAATAGGGGAATCCTATATGTTGATGAAGTTAATCTTTTGGATGATCACTTGGTGGATGTGTTGTTGGATTCTGCAGCATCAGGGTGGAACACAGTGGAGAGAGAGGGTATTTCTATCTCGCATCCTGCGAGGTTTATCCTAATTGGCTCAGGTAACCCTGAAGAAGGGGAGCTCAGGCCACAGCTTCTGGATAGGTTTGGAATGCATGCTCAAGTGGGGACTGTAAGGGATGCTGAGCTCAGAGTGAAGATTGTGGAGGAGAGAGGGAGATTTGACAAGAACCCGAAGGAATTCCGAGAGACTTACAAAGCTGAGCAGCAGAAGCTCACGGATCAAATCACCGCAGCAAGGAGTGTTCTTTCAGCTGTTCAGATTGATCAAGATCTGAAGGTGAAAATCTCCAAGGTTTGTGCTGAGTTGAATGTGGATGGATTAAGAGGAGACATAGTAACAAACAGAGCTGCCAAAGCTCTAGCTGCTCTCAAGGGAAGAGATAAAGTAAGTGCAGAGGATATTGCTACTGTCATCCCTAACTGCTTGAGACACCGCCTTCGAAAGGATCCCTTGGAGTCAATAGACTCAGGTTTACTAGTCACAGAGAAATTTTATGAAGTTTTCAGCTGA
- the LOC130722554 gene encoding nudix hydrolase 11-like, giving the protein MKKQIVRRMKKVDSASASSAVAQGEAPLLHPSLSLTSPPPTQLHDASFSAEMVKGVSTELYSSPLLASSTEHEPNVQDEDLVDQTEALVKAMGENRGSQRLQALLHHFRTSKSIPNINNVNLSLDEFNAKPTKRAAVLICLFEDADGNLRVILTQRASSLSAHSGEVALPGGKRDEVDADDVATALREAKQEIGLDPSLVTAITFLEPFNTMYGITIIPVVGMLSDKDAFSPVLNPAEVAAIFDVPLELFLKNDNRRADERKWKGDKYLLHYFNYEVANKKYVIWAVTAAILIRAATIVLQRPPDFLEMRPEMWGGVTESDRIILQNSSSKFSFFVVFAWALARLNQ; this is encoded by the exons ATGAAGAAACAAATTGTGAGAAGAATGAAGAAGGTTGATTCTGCATCTGCTTCCTCTGCTGTGGCTCAGGGTGAAGCACCTCTGCTTCATCCATCCCTTTCGCTCACTTCTCCACCACCTACTCAGCTTCATGATGCTTCATTCTCTGCTGAAATGGTGAAAGGGGTTAGCACTGAGCTTTATTCTTCACCATTGCTTGCTTCTTCAACTGAACATGAACCAAATGTTCAGGATGAAGATCTTGTTGACCAAACAGAAG CTTTGGTGAAGGCAATGGGTGAGAACAGAGGATCACAGAGATTACAGGCTCTGCTTCATCACTTCCGAACTTCAAAATCTATACCCAACATTAACAATGTCAATTTGAGTCTCGACGAGTTCAATGCGAAACCTACCAAGAGAGCTGCAGTTCTCATCTGTCTCTTCGAAGATGCAGATGGCAATCTGCGAGTGATTCTCACACAGCGAGCTTCTTCTCTCTCAGCACACTCCG GGGAGGTTGCTTTGCCTGGTGGCAAGAGGGATGAAGTTGATGCTGACGACGTAGCAACGGCGTTGAGGGAGGCTAAGCAGGAGATTGGCTTGGATCCTTCTCTTGTCACTGCCATCACTTTCCTTGAACCCTTCAATACCATG TATGGCATTACAATAATACCTGTGGTTGGAATGCTGTCAGACAAGGATGCATTTTCACCGGTTTTAAATCCCGCTGAAGTTGCAGCAATATTTGATGTTCCCCTGGAGTTGTTCCTCAAG AATGACAATAGGAGAGCTGATGAAAGAAAATGGAAGGGAGACAAGTACCTTCTACATTATTTCAATTATGAGGTTGCGAATAAGAAGTATGTTATTTGGGCTGTAACTGCAGCTATCTTAATTAGAGCCGCTACAATTGTACTTCAGCGACCGCCAGATTTTCTAGAGATGAGGCCTGAAATGTGGGGAGGAGTAACTGAAAGTGACAGGATCATTCTGCAGAATAGTTCTTCTAAATTCAGCTTCTTTGTTGTATTTGCTTGGGCCTTGGCCCGTTTAAATCAATGA